A region of Candidatus Polarisedimenticolia bacterium DNA encodes the following proteins:
- a CDS encoding dihydrofolate reductase family protein — protein sequence MANHDSHVTIHMAASLDGFIARKDGRVDWLETSDEFVGGDAMDPGFVEAFLKTIDCYVMGSRTYETALRFEAQGLGWSYGDKPTFVLTSRELPRTRDTVEFHSGDLAQFVNGRLRPAFRTIWFVGGGVVSAECLRLGLADEVRYSILPILIGDGIPFFDRLDRDIALHLAEVKAYNSGMVELRYEVRGHRGESRNAT from the coding sequence ATGGCAAACCATGATTCTCACGTAACGATCCACATGGCTGCGAGCCTCGACGGCTTCATCGCTCGAAAGGACGGGCGCGTCGACTGGCTCGAAACCTCAGACGAATTCGTAGGGGGGGACGCCATGGACCCAGGATTCGTCGAGGCGTTCCTCAAGACGATCGACTGCTACGTCATGGGTTCGCGAACCTATGAGACCGCGCTTCGTTTTGAAGCCCAGGGGTTGGGGTGGTCGTACGGCGACAAACCCACCTTCGTCCTCACTAGTCGCGAACTACCACGGACCCGGGATACTGTCGAGTTCCATTCAGGCGATCTCGCGCAGTTCGTGAATGGGCGCCTACGGCCCGCGTTCCGTACCATCTGGTTTGTTGGAGGGGGTGTGGTCTCCGCCGAATGCCTTCGTCTCGGCCTAGCCGACGAAGTTCGCTATTCGATTCTGCCGATCTTGATTGGTGATGGGATCCCATTCTTCGATAGGCTCGACAGAGACATCGCCCTCCATCTGGCGGAGGTCAAAGCCTACAACAGCGGCATGGTGGAGCTTCGTTACGAGGTGCGAGGACATCGCGGCGAGTCACGCAACGCCACCTAA
- a CDS encoding NADPH-dependent F420 reductase gives MRACNDHERRAGVRIGVIGAGSMGRILARRLAKLGHHVSIANSRGPESLTALAAELGATPASVVDAVQAAEVVILAIPTKAVADLPRGLFANVPSSVVVIDIGNYHPELRDGHIDAIDRGMLDSQWVAEQIGHPVIKAFNNIFAKSLLEKGVSRGTRGRLALSVYGDSPEAKAAVLRLVDDLGFEPVDGGVLDDSWRQQPGTPAYCRDLEAAGLRYALAEADRSRIAGYRAEQEARIRRSL, from the coding sequence GTGCGGGCCTGTAACGATCACGAAAGGAGAGCCGGCGTGAGAATCGGAGTCATCGGCGCTGGAAGCATGGGACGGATACTGGCGCGCCGCCTCGCCAAGCTCGGCCATCACGTCTCGATTGCGAACTCGAGAGGACCCGAGAGCCTGACCGCGTTGGCGGCCGAGCTCGGCGCGACGCCCGCTTCCGTGGTCGACGCCGTCCAAGCCGCAGAAGTCGTCATCCTTGCGATCCCAACGAAGGCCGTCGCCGATCTTCCGCGGGGGTTGTTTGCCAACGTGCCGAGCAGCGTCGTCGTGATCGATATCGGCAACTATCATCCCGAGCTTCGCGATGGCCACATCGATGCGATAGACCGGGGCATGCTCGACAGCCAGTGGGTCGCGGAGCAGATCGGACATCCCGTGATCAAGGCGTTCAACAACATCTTCGCCAAGAGCCTTCTCGAGAAGGGCGTTTCGAGGGGAACGAGGGGGCGGCTTGCTCTCTCCGTCTACGGCGATTCGCCGGAAGCCAAGGCAGCGGTGCTCCGCCTCGTCGACGATCTTGGCTTCGAGCCTGTCGACGGTGGAGTTCTGGACGACTCCTGGCGGCAGCAGCCCGGAACGCCAGCTTACTGCCGCGATCTTGAAGCCGCTGGTCTCCGGTACGCGCTCGCCGAAGCTGACCGGAGCCGCATCGCCGGATACCGCGCCGAGCAGGAGGCTCGTATCAGGAGGTCGTTGTAG
- a CDS encoding dienelactone hydrolase family protein: MFFPATVALLMFGAPATVSRDRIPSVDVSGPQSPGIPAVVSDATPPPNVAAGGVKWITVTSPRLGVMLAAVATPSSRGPFTTVVILHGSHGFAREYVQLAKDLADRGVQAMAPCWFSGSSGGAGSRFVTPIACPEAPPIPTASSAQALATVDALIQAARQLPGARPDRIALLGHSRGGGAALNYILKHSGVYAAILNSTGYPSEVTGAAAGVQAPILLLHGSADDPSDGGSARTTVTMARAFQEAVRRAGKPIDAHYYDAAGHNAIFTSETQRLDELLRVVRFLKHPTVPSND, translated from the coding sequence GTGTTCTTCCCCGCAACCGTCGCACTGCTGATGTTCGGCGCACCGGCAACCGTTTCCCGCGATCGGATCCCATCCGTGGACGTCTCCGGTCCGCAATCACCCGGCATCCCGGCGGTCGTGTCTGACGCCACGCCGCCTCCGAACGTGGCAGCCGGGGGCGTGAAGTGGATCACCGTAACAAGTCCCCGCCTCGGCGTCATGCTCGCCGCGGTCGCAACACCGTCGAGCCGTGGCCCATTCACGACCGTAGTGATTCTGCACGGTAGCCACGGCTTCGCACGTGAATATGTACAACTGGCCAAGGACCTGGCTGACCGCGGCGTTCAAGCGATGGCGCCATGCTGGTTCTCGGGCTCGAGCGGCGGCGCGGGCTCACGGTTCGTAACGCCCATCGCTTGCCCGGAGGCACCGCCGATACCGACGGCCTCCAGCGCCCAGGCACTAGCCACCGTCGACGCCCTAATCCAAGCCGCACGCCAGCTTCCGGGCGCGCGCCCCGATCGGATCGCTCTTCTCGGGCATTCGCGCGGCGGTGGTGCGGCGCTGAACTACATTCTCAAGCACTCGGGCGTTTACGCGGCAATTCTGAACTCGACGGGCTACCCTTCTGAAGTGACGGGTGCGGCTGCTGGGGTTCAAGCCCCCATCTTGCTACTGCATGGAAGCGCCGATGACCCATCTGACGGCGGATCGGCGAGGACAACTGTCACGATGGCACGCGCCTTCCAAGAGGCAGTGCGACGGGCTGGGAAGCCCATTGACGCCCACTACTACGACGCGGCCGGACATAACGCAATCTTTACCAGCGAGACCCAGCGTCTCGATGAGCTGCTGCGAGTCGTGAGATTCCTCAAGCACCCAACAGTGCCGTCGAACGACTAG
- a CDS encoding DUF1772 domain-containing protein has translation MSIATFVATVGAGLFAGASTYVSIAEHPAWLESGPALALKGLGPSFRRAAVLQGGLATVSLVSAAVAWFQDSGVGWLVGGLLLGALVPFTLVVIMPTNRRLLDPQLDPGSPEAVELLLRWGRLHAVRTVVGVAVFVSFVGNSIAHR, from the coding sequence GTGTCGATCGCCACGTTCGTAGCCACGGTCGGAGCGGGGCTCTTTGCAGGTGCCTCGACCTACGTCAGCATCGCTGAACATCCGGCCTGGCTCGAATCCGGTCCAGCACTCGCCCTCAAGGGATTAGGCCCCAGCTTTCGGCGCGCCGCCGTCCTGCAGGGTGGTTTGGCCACCGTCAGCCTTGTGTCGGCTGCAGTAGCATGGTTTCAAGATTCAGGCGTTGGCTGGCTGGTGGGCGGGCTCTTATTGGGAGCGCTCGTTCCGTTCACGTTGGTGGTCATCATGCCCACCAACCGACGCCTGCTGGATCCTCAGCTCGATCCTGGCTCGCCTGAAGCGGTCGAGCTGCTCTTGCGGTGGGGCCGTCTCCATGCGGTCCGTACGGTCGTTGGGGTGGCGGTGTTCGTGTCCTTCGTCGGTAATAGTATTGCTCATCGGTGA
- a CDS encoding cupin domain-containing protein, whose amino-acid sequence MKCIEDSPERRGEEGCTILASRPLLGSLIKPVYWHIDRFDSLKAANQAAGPDGVATEAHGSVWLMTVEAKTDEHHGGRHVTSIGPLALPAAERYTMRVQSSLLIPGTTTPVHTHSSPEVFYVIAGEQCLETPEVGQRLVAGQSFVLPAGVIHRGRVTGAGIRRALALILHDAAQPASHELDASLPLVACK is encoded by the coding sequence GTGAAGTGCATCGAGGATTCCCCGGAGCGGCGTGGGGAGGAGGGCTGCACGATTCTTGCGAGCAGGCCCCTACTGGGCTCTCTGATCAAGCCCGTCTATTGGCACATCGACCGCTTCGATTCGCTGAAGGCCGCGAACCAAGCGGCCGGGCCTGACGGTGTCGCGACTGAGGCACACGGTTCGGTGTGGCTCATGACTGTCGAAGCTAAGACCGACGAGCATCACGGCGGGCGTCACGTCACCTCGATAGGCCCTCTTGCGCTGCCTGCGGCGGAGCGTTACACGATGCGAGTGCAGTCATCCCTGCTTATCCCCGGAACCACCACGCCCGTTCACACTCATTCCAGTCCGGAGGTGTTCTACGTCATCGCCGGTGAGCAATGCCTGGAGACTCCGGAGGTCGGCCAGCGTCTTGTTGCCGGCCAATCCTTCGTCCTACCGGCAGGTGTCATCCATCGTGGGCGGGTCACCGGGGCCGGCATACGGCGCGCTTTGGCGCTCATCCTGCATGATGCCGCGCAGCCCGCCAGCCACGAGCTGGACGCTTCGCTGCCGTTGGTTGCGTGTAAGTAG
- a CDS encoding DUF1801 domain-containing protein produces MRSHEPATGKPASRLIDERIRDLGEWRGETLARMRALILEADPEMIEERKWRKPSNGMAGVPVWSHHGIVCTGETYTKVVKLTFARGASIPDPSRLFNSSLEGNTRRAIDIHEGEEVDAGAFKTLVKAAVAQNDLPAKKR; encoded by the coding sequence ATGAGGAGCCATGAGCCAGCGACCGGGAAACCCGCTTCCCGGCTCATCGACGAGCGGATCCGCGACCTGGGGGAATGGCGCGGCGAGACCCTGGCGCGCATGCGAGCGCTGATCCTGGAAGCCGACCCCGAGATGATCGAGGAGCGCAAATGGAGGAAGCCGTCGAATGGGATGGCGGGAGTCCCCGTCTGGTCGCACCACGGGATCGTCTGCACCGGGGAGACCTACACGAAGGTCGTGAAACTCACGTTCGCCCGGGGCGCCAGCATCCCAGACCCATCGCGCCTCTTCAATTCCAGCTTGGAAGGCAACACGCGAAGGGCGATCGACATCCACGAAGGGGAGGAGGTCGACGCGGGCGCGTTCAAGACGCTCGTGAAGGCCGCGGTGGCCCAGAATGACCTGCCGGCCAAGAAACGGTAG
- a CDS encoding DUF1801 domain-containing protein, whose product MQSRGARTTPRRGKSKSRPKAGAKAKPGARQAKPIKVREGEKVAVVLLSGGNPQIAKADGDAPVQAYLAGMPGWKRDLGKRLDALVVRNVPNVRKAVKWNSPLYGIEGQGWFLGFHVFTHYVKVTFFRGTSLRPAPPGGTGKDARWIDIHEDDLDEAQMATWVKQAAALPGWIPGRPSEDLTSR is encoded by the coding sequence ATGCAATCGCGCGGCGCACGCACGACACCTCGGCGTGGCAAGTCCAAGTCCCGGCCGAAGGCAGGCGCGAAGGCCAAGCCAGGTGCGAGGCAGGCCAAGCCGATCAAGGTGCGCGAAGGCGAGAAGGTCGCCGTCGTCCTACTCTCGGGCGGCAATCCGCAGATCGCGAAGGCGGACGGCGACGCCCCGGTGCAGGCGTACCTCGCCGGGATGCCGGGCTGGAAGCGCGACCTTGGGAAGCGCCTGGACGCGCTCGTCGTGCGGAACGTGCCCAACGTGCGCAAGGCCGTGAAGTGGAACTCGCCGTTGTACGGCATCGAGGGCCAGGGTTGGTTCCTGGGGTTCCACGTCTTCACCCACTACGTCAAGGTGACCTTCTTCCGAGGCACGTCGCTGCGACCCGCTCCACCCGGAGGCACGGGCAAGGACGCGCGCTGGATCGACATCCACGAGGACGATCTCGACGAGGCGCAGATGGCGACCTGGGTGAAGCAGGCCGCCGCGTTGCCCGGCTGGATTCCTGGCCGGCCCTCTGAAGATCTGACTTCCCGCTAG
- a CDS encoding zinc-dependent metalloprotease, whose amino-acid sequence MKRVFSWVILWVLAGVAPFAKEAGGAPKSETLAGRTVGLKRSGGFIPTYWDPKKGALLFELSPRQKESEFLYFTGFGSGVGSIGLFADRSTIATSSALCRFLQVGSRVLVIQKNPEFRAEEGSDALRRSVEQSFPTSVLASLPVEAEEGGTVLVNANSLILRDAADLLSQIRHPTQAINGRMVRQEAASGSWRLDETRSVVVPEDSGSFPLNTEIEALLTFASESESDFNQPDRRTLSLREHHSFVALPPPGFEPREADPRVGFSPVPFLDFSRPFDRPPARRYIQRWRLARKSRDTGPGEPVKPIVFYLDRAVPEPMRSALRRGALWWNDAFEQAGFANALRVEDLPDGASPMDIRYPTIQWTNRAGRGWSVGMTEIDPRTGEIIHAVVQLDSHRMRTVGNFWEAMRTPPSGAEPASDVFSALDNLDPRAGSENVMLNRLALLTAHEMGHVLGLEHNFIASTFGRGSVMDYYAPRVKLRPDGSPDLSNAYMQGVGSYDRFAIEWGYSEDPAGRTPQEERSRLDSIVRSHLARGIVWGSSDDPRWNAYDDGPDPVAWLKEVFPVRDALLRRYSPDLLADGEPVSQLASRFPLVYLFHRYALAAALNVIGGARIPPTLRGDGQEPIAPWPAAAQRDALRLVLRALDPKTIEIPPGLWKVLAPSEADARDAERFASSAGYLFSPHDAARAVAGIVAGGLLDPQRLQRLSTLVHERMGAPSPGEVIASLASAAFAGPDGGAGSELAGVVQTEIAQRLMLLAVDEGATPEVQAAALAGVEDVKRRVASGRTPLWRRLDHEIRLFLADPRRNAPRLRPSAAPPGPPIGHPSP is encoded by the coding sequence ATGAAGCGCGTCTTCTCCTGGGTGATCCTGTGGGTGCTCGCGGGCGTCGCCCCCTTCGCCAAGGAGGCCGGGGGCGCGCCGAAGTCGGAGACGCTTGCCGGCCGGACGGTCGGCCTGAAGCGATCCGGAGGGTTCATCCCCACCTACTGGGATCCCAAGAAGGGAGCGCTACTGTTCGAGCTGTCGCCGCGCCAAAAGGAGAGCGAGTTCCTCTACTTCACGGGATTCGGGAGCGGCGTCGGCTCCATCGGGCTGTTCGCGGATCGCAGCACCATCGCCACGAGCTCCGCGCTGTGCCGCTTCCTTCAGGTGGGATCCCGCGTCCTAGTCATCCAGAAGAACCCCGAATTCCGCGCGGAGGAAGGAAGCGATGCGCTGAGACGATCGGTGGAGCAGAGCTTTCCCACCTCGGTGCTCGCCTCGCTGCCGGTGGAAGCTGAGGAGGGGGGGACCGTGCTGGTCAACGCCAATTCCCTGATCCTCCGGGACGCCGCCGATCTGCTGTCGCAGATTCGCCATCCCACCCAGGCGATCAACGGGCGGATGGTGCGCCAGGAGGCTGCCTCGGGAAGCTGGCGCCTGGATGAAACGAGGAGCGTCGTCGTCCCGGAGGATTCGGGAAGCTTCCCTCTGAACACCGAAATCGAGGCGCTGCTCACCTTCGCCTCCGAAAGCGAGTCGGACTTCAATCAGCCAGACCGCCGCACCCTCAGCCTGCGAGAGCATCATTCCTTCGTCGCCTTGCCGCCTCCCGGATTCGAGCCGCGCGAGGCCGATCCACGCGTCGGCTTCTCGCCGGTCCCGTTCCTGGATTTCTCACGGCCATTCGACAGGCCGCCGGCGAGGAGGTACATCCAGCGCTGGCGGCTGGCGAGGAAGAGTCGGGACACGGGGCCGGGCGAGCCCGTAAAGCCCATCGTCTTCTATCTGGATCGGGCCGTTCCGGAGCCGATGCGCTCGGCGCTCCGGCGCGGAGCCCTCTGGTGGAACGACGCGTTCGAGCAGGCCGGGTTCGCGAACGCGCTCCGGGTGGAGGACCTTCCCGACGGAGCGAGCCCCATGGACATCCGGTATCCGACGATCCAGTGGACGAACCGCGCCGGTCGGGGGTGGTCGGTGGGAATGACGGAGATCGATCCACGGACCGGGGAGATAATCCACGCCGTGGTCCAGCTCGACTCCCATCGGATGCGGACGGTCGGCAATTTCTGGGAGGCGATGAGGACTCCTCCCTCCGGCGCCGAGCCCGCCTCCGACGTCTTCTCCGCCCTGGACAACCTGGATCCCCGGGCGGGATCCGAGAATGTCATGCTGAACAGGCTGGCGCTGCTCACCGCGCATGAGATGGGGCACGTGCTGGGGCTGGAGCACAACTTCATCGCCAGCACGTTCGGGCGCGGCTCGGTGATGGACTACTACGCTCCCCGCGTGAAGCTTCGCCCCGACGGATCGCCGGACCTGTCCAATGCCTACATGCAAGGCGTCGGGAGCTACGACCGATTCGCCATCGAATGGGGATACTCCGAAGACCCGGCGGGCCGCACGCCGCAGGAAGAGCGAAGCCGCCTGGACTCGATCGTCCGGAGCCACCTGGCCCGCGGAATCGTCTGGGGGAGCAGCGACGACCCCCGGTGGAACGCCTACGACGACGGGCCGGATCCGGTCGCCTGGCTGAAGGAAGTGTTTCCGGTCCGGGACGCGCTTTTGCGGCGCTATTCCCCCGACCTGCTGGCCGACGGCGAGCCGGTCTCCCAGCTCGCCTCACGCTTCCCGCTGGTGTACCTGTTCCATCGCTACGCTCTGGCCGCGGCCCTCAACGTCATCGGCGGCGCGCGGATTCCGCCCACGCTGCGGGGCGACGGGCAGGAACCGATTGCGCCCTGGCCCGCCGCGGCCCAGCGCGATGCCCTTCGGCTGGTCCTCCGCGCGCTGGATCCCAAAACGATCGAGATTCCTCCGGGACTCTGGAAGGTGCTGGCGCCCTCCGAGGCGGACGCGAGGGATGCGGAGCGGTTCGCTTCCTCCGCCGGGTATCTATTCAGTCCTCACGACGCCGCGCGTGCCGTCGCGGGCATCGTCGCCGGCGGTCTTCTCGATCCCCAGCGCCTGCAGAGGCTCTCCACGCTCGTCCACGAGAGAATGGGTGCGCCTTCCCCCGGCGAGGTGATCGCGTCCCTGGCGAGCGCCGCGTTCGCGGGTCCGGACGGGGGTGCCGGCAGCGAGTTGGCCGGAGTCGTCCAGACGGAGATCGCCCAGCGCCTGATGCTCCTCGCGGTGGATGAGGGCGCCACGCCCGAGGTTCAGGCGGCCGCCCTGGCCGGCGTGGAGGACGTCAAGAGACGAGTGGCGTCGGGAAGGACTCCTCTCTGGCGGAGGCTCGATCATGAGATTCGACTCTTCCTGGCGGATCCGCGCCGGAACGCTCCTCGTCTACGACCTTCCGCCGCCCCTCCCGGCCCTCCGATCGGACATCCCTCCCCGTAG
- a CDS encoding DUF4395 family protein has product MTAELNFVRQQGFKDAPPEACGYQYPALMWQPRAIGILVLVGLLFQAWPYFLALSVLLWWNAALPRLNPFDALYNCFVAMPKSRPRLGPAPGPRRFAQAMAGTFMLAIGVALLMGWNSLAWATEILLLAALAALIFGRFCSGSYLFLVFTGQVGFANRTLPWIRDE; this is encoded by the coding sequence ATGACGGCAGAATTGAATTTCGTCAGACAGCAGGGCTTCAAGGACGCCCCGCCGGAAGCCTGTGGATACCAATACCCAGCCTTGATGTGGCAACCGCGAGCGATCGGCATTCTGGTATTGGTTGGGTTGCTGTTCCAGGCCTGGCCCTACTTCCTCGCTCTATCAGTGCTCCTCTGGTGGAACGCAGCCTTGCCGCGGCTGAACCCCTTTGACGCGCTCTACAACTGTTTTGTGGCAATGCCGAAGAGCCGGCCACGCTTGGGCCCAGCGCCGGGCCCTCGCCGGTTCGCGCAAGCCATGGCCGGGACCTTCATGCTGGCGATTGGAGTAGCGCTTCTCATGGGCTGGAACTCTCTGGCATGGGCGACAGAGATACTTCTGCTCGCTGCCCTCGCAGCTCTGATTTTCGGCCGGTTTTGCTCAGGCTCGTATCTCTTCCTTGTCTTCACCGGACAGGTTGGCTTTGCGAACCGAACGCTTCCATGGATTCGCGACGAGTAG
- a CDS encoding DUF1697 domain-containing protein gives MALVVLLRGVNVGGHRTFRPTTLVQRLKHLDAVNIGAAGTLVIRRPVTRAQLRAELTAGLPFDTEIMICQGREIVRLMSQNHFADQPSRPDLVRFVSILSQRPRSAPPTPMSFPPSGPWLLRILATESRFVFGLYRRHMKAIRYLGAFDRLFGVPVTTRNWNTITAIAKALGHGPDRPSTVGAPSKPIRRTRSRVVHRAERRPGSRRAARP, from the coding sequence GTGGCACTCGTGGTACTGCTGAGAGGGGTCAACGTCGGCGGTCACAGGACCTTCCGACCTACCACGCTCGTCCAACGATTGAAGCACCTCGATGCCGTCAATATCGGCGCGGCGGGCACCCTGGTGATCCGGCGGCCGGTCACCCGGGCGCAACTCCGCGCCGAATTAACAGCCGGGCTTCCCTTTGATACCGAGATCATGATCTGCCAGGGACGGGAGATTGTAAGGCTGATGTCTCAGAATCACTTCGCGGATCAACCCTCGCGACCCGACCTCGTCCGCTTCGTGAGCATCCTGTCCCAACGCCCCCGCTCGGCACCGCCGACGCCCATGAGCTTTCCTCCCAGCGGCCCATGGTTGCTGAGAATCCTCGCGACGGAGAGCCGGTTCGTGTTCGGCCTGTACCGGCGCCACATGAAGGCCATCCGCTACCTCGGCGCGTTCGACAGGCTTTTTGGCGTCCCGGTCACCACGCGCAACTGGAATACCATCACGGCAATCGCCAAGGCGCTGGGTCACGGTCCCGACCGGCCCTCGACGGTGGGGGCACCCAGCAAGCCCATCCGGCGGACGCGCTCGCGCGTCGTGCATCGTGCTGAAAGACGGCCCGGGTCGCGCCGCGCGGCGCGCCCCTGA
- a CDS encoding VOC family protein, with the protein MAKWIPEGWHSVTPRLVVRDVAALVDFLKRAFGAAGDFRTDRPCQMRIGDSLVMVSGVGPRDPMPAFLYLYIEDTDTVYRRALEAGALSIKEPTETPYGDRRATIKDPCGNIWQLATYREEPKTS; encoded by the coding sequence ATGGCCAAATGGATCCCCGAGGGGTGGCATAGCGTGACGCCGCGGCTGGTCGTTCGCGACGTGGCCGCGTTGGTCGATTTCCTCAAGCGAGCGTTCGGTGCAGCAGGAGACTTTCGCACCGACCGGCCGTGCCAGATGCGCATCGGCGACTCCCTCGTCATGGTGAGCGGCGTCGGACCACGCGATCCCATGCCGGCGTTTCTATACCTCTACATCGAGGACACCGACACGGTCTATCGGCGTGCCCTTGAGGCGGGCGCCTTATCAATCAAGGAGCCGACCGAGACGCCTTACGGCGATCGCCGCGCCACGATCAAGGATCCGTGCGGGAACATCTGGCAACTCGCCACGTACCGGGAGGAGCCGAAGACATCCTAG
- a CDS encoding VOC family protein codes for MADNVVAARPRWNIAPYFVVDDVVATANYYRDKLGFAYDRFWNEPPSFCMVYRNGIVIMLAQLERPGVMRPNRLVDPEEGAWDAYVWVDDADALYAEFKSNGVRIAREICNQPYGCRDFDVEDCNGYRLCFGQDTET; via the coding sequence ATGGCGGATAATGTCGTCGCGGCTCGGCCGCGCTGGAACATCGCTCCCTATTTCGTAGTGGATGACGTCGTCGCGACCGCCAACTATTACCGGGACAAGCTGGGCTTCGCTTACGACCGTTTCTGGAATGAACCGCCGTCCTTCTGCATGGTTTATCGCAACGGCATCGTCATCATGTTGGCCCAGCTCGAGCGTCCAGGCGTGATGCGCCCCAACCGACTCGTCGATCCCGAGGAAGGGGCATGGGATGCCTATGTCTGGGTCGACGACGCCGACGCGCTCTACGCGGAATTCAAGTCCAATGGCGTGAGGATCGCGCGAGAAATCTGCAACCAGCCTTACGGTTGCCGTGACTTCGACGTGGAGGATTGCAACGGTTACCGTCTTTGCTTTGGGCAGGACACCGAAACCTAG
- a CDS encoding VOC family protein translates to MTFNPFNHIDLRVSNLDEAARFYGALLPHLGFTRTRHDDQWKVFSAEGEFPSAPYFAFTEEPEHRPNATRIAFWVGSAQEVDRLAEIAQAAGARSVSGPRVCPEYSSTYYAVFFEDPSGNKLEICFRTN, encoded by the coding sequence TTGACCTTCAATCCATTCAATCACATCGATCTTCGCGTCTCGAACCTTGACGAGGCGGCGCGCTTCTACGGAGCGCTGCTCCCCCACCTGGGATTCACGCGAACGCGTCACGACGATCAATGGAAAGTTTTCTCCGCGGAAGGCGAGTTTCCTTCGGCGCCCTACTTCGCCTTCACCGAGGAGCCTGAGCATCGCCCCAATGCGACGCGGATCGCCTTCTGGGTCGGCAGCGCGCAGGAGGTGGACAGACTCGCGGAGATCGCCCAGGCAGCCGGCGCGCGGAGCGTGAGCGGACCGAGAGTGTGCCCGGAATACAGCTCGACCTACTACGCCGTCTTCTTCGAGGATCCGAGCGGCAACAAGCTGGAGATTTGTTTTCGCACGAACTGA
- a CDS encoding glutathione S-transferase family protein: MPAARSSRPGLPRGESTAILEYLEATRPSSPLLPADVRLRAVVSMHVKLCDLEFAGLSRAILIPKRFLPKERWMADKMEEAKRRIQKHLDILETQIQGREYLVDGRFSLAEVCYAPFLQFLPLMEVTPGPSTASWTARVLERPSVRDTKPPK; the protein is encoded by the coding sequence GTGCCTGCCGCTCGCTCGTCGCGCCCTGGACTCCCGCGAGGCGAGTCGACGGCCATCCTCGAGTACCTCGAAGCGACGCGGCCGTCGTCGCCCTTGCTTCCGGCCGACGTCCGGCTCCGGGCGGTGGTTTCGATGCACGTCAAGCTCTGCGATCTGGAGTTCGCCGGGCTGTCACGGGCGATCCTGATCCCCAAGCGCTTCCTCCCGAAGGAGCGCTGGATGGCCGACAAGATGGAGGAGGCCAAGAGACGCATCCAGAAGCACCTCGACATCCTGGAAACGCAGATCCAAGGCCGAGAGTATCTGGTCGACGGCCGCTTCAGCCTGGCGGAAGTCTGTTACGCGCCCTTCTTGCAGTTCCTTCCCCTCATGGAAGTGACGCCGGGACCGTCGACCGCCTCGTGGACCGCGCGCGTCCTCGAACGGCCGAGCGTGAGGGACACGAAGCCGCCGAAGTGA
- a CDS encoding ATP-binding cassette domain-containing protein, with the protein MEAAVSVREAVKTFGHHRAVDGVSLDVPRGIIFGLIGPNGAGKTTTIRMILDIIRPDAGEVRVLGMPAGESARDRIGYLPEERGLYRKMKVVEMVEYQGTLKGARPAEARREAAAWLDRLALGEWKERKVEDLSKGMQQKVQFIGALMRKPELLILDEPFSGLDPVNQNLFKDVMLEQSREGATIIFSTHQMDTAERLCREIALIDRGRIVLGGSLASVKSRFGKNSVLVEYDGDGLSLQELPGVARVDDYGHYREIRLRNGADPQALLRALVDKVTIRRFEIVEPTLHNIFIEQVGERPADA; encoded by the coding sequence ATGGAAGCCGCCGTATCGGTTCGCGAGGCCGTCAAGACGTTCGGGCATCATCGGGCCGTCGATGGGGTCTCTCTCGACGTGCCGCGGGGAATCATCTTCGGGCTCATCGGCCCCAACGGGGCCGGCAAGACGACCACGATTCGGATGATCCTGGACATCATCCGCCCCGACGCCGGCGAAGTCCGGGTCCTGGGCATGCCGGCGGGCGAGTCGGCCCGGGACCGCATCGGCTACCTTCCCGAGGAGCGCGGGCTCTACCGGAAGATGAAAGTCGTGGAGATGGTCGAATACCAGGGAACGCTGAAAGGGGCGCGTCCGGCCGAGGCGCGGCGCGAGGCGGCCGCCTGGCTGGATCGGCTGGCGCTGGGCGAATGGAAGGAGCGCAAGGTCGAGGATCTCTCGAAAGGGATGCAGCAGAAGGTCCAGTTCATCGGGGCCTTGATGCGCAAGCCGGAGCTGCTGATCCTGGACGAGCCGTTCTCCGGCCTGGACCCGGTCAACCAGAACCTGTTCAAGGACGTCATGCTGGAGCAGAGCCGGGAAGGGGCCACCATCATCTTCTCGACGCACCAGATGGACACCGCCGAGCGGCTGTGCCGCGAGATCGCCTTGATCGATCGCGGGCGGATCGTCCTGGGCGGCTCCCTGGCTTCGGTGAAGTCGCGGTTCGGGAAGAACTCGGTCCTGGTGGAATACGACGGCGACGGCCTCTCCCTGCAGGAACTGCCCGGCGTGGCCCGGGTCGACGACTACGGCCATTACCGCGAGATCCGGCTGCGGAACGGGGCCGATCCCCAGGCGCTGCTGCGGGCGCTGGTCGACAAAGTGACGATCCGGCGCTTCGAGATCGTCGAGCCGACCCTGCACAACATCTTCATCGAGCAGGTCGGGGAGAGGCCGGCCGATGCATAA